A single region of the Atribacterota bacterium genome encodes:
- a CDS encoding cobalamin-dependent protein (Presence of a B(12) (cobalamin)-binding domain implies dependence on cobalamin itself, in one of its several forms, or in some unusual lineages, dependence on a cobalamin-like analog.), producing MNKKSALAEKILEKQIGRSPELKSQYKKIDIQKCHQDIVYHLSYLAEAVALDSEILFLEYTRWLKHLFLGLHIPLSQLADNFEIIKEVLTEEIETGVFLSKIRDFLEKGKAIFIKDESELNSFLNPKNQYYELCVRYMENLLKGNRLIFNSLILEKVQKEGIPVKDIYLNVFEPVQKEIGRLWQLGRISVAQEHYCTAATQSLIAQLYPFFLNPGGDNRYTCITACIGNELHEIGIRMVADFLEMDNWSTYHLGANTPNDSLIKTVLEKQVDLLAVSVTITYHLHQLEKLIIDLRKQVESDKIKIMVGGYPFNIDDQLWRKVGADGTARQGQEAVNKANQLVKNKVGDNA from the coding sequence TTGAATAAAAAAAGTGCATTAGCAGAAAAAATACTGGAAAAACAGATAGGCCGATCTCCTGAATTAAAAAGTCAATATAAAAAGATTGATATACAGAAATGTCATCAGGATATTGTTTATCACCTCTCTTACCTTGCCGAAGCAGTTGCGCTGGATTCGGAAATACTTTTTTTAGAATATACACGCTGGCTAAAACATCTTTTTTTAGGCCTTCATATTCCTCTATCACAATTAGCGGATAATTTTGAAATTATAAAGGAAGTTCTCACAGAGGAGATAGAAACAGGTGTCTTCCTTTCAAAGATAAGAGATTTTTTAGAGAAAGGAAAAGCAATATTTATTAAAGATGAAAGTGAGCTGAACAGTTTCCTGAATCCAAAAAATCAATATTATGAATTATGTGTTAGATATATGGAAAATCTATTAAAGGGTAACCGCTTAATATTTAATTCTCTGATTTTAGAGAAGGTCCAAAAAGAGGGAATCCCGGTTAAAGATATTTATCTGAATGTCTTTGAGCCGGTACAAAAAGAGATAGGACGCCTCTGGCAATTAGGGCGAATAAGTGTTGCCCAGGAACATTATTGTACTGCTGCAACCCAGTCTTTAATAGCTCAACTTTACCCTTTTTTTCTTAACCCCGGAGGGGACAATAGATATACCTGCATCACTGCCTGTATCGGCAATGAGCTTCATGAAATAGGAATTCGTATGGTTGCTGATTTTTTGGAAATGGACAATTGGAGCACATATCACCTGGGAGCGAATACTCCTAATGATAGTTTAATTAAAACAGTTTTGGAAAAACAGGTCGACTTATTAGCAGTATCGGTAACTATTACATATCATCTTCATCAGTTAGAAAAGTTAATAATAGATCTCCGAAAACAAGTTGAATCTGATAAGATAAAAATTATGGTTGGTGGCTATCCCTTTAATATTGATGATCAGTTATGGCGAAAAGTAGGGGCCGATGGGACAGCCAGGCAGGGTCAGGAAGCTGTAAATAAAGCAAATCAGCTAGTAAAAAATAAGGTTGGGGATAATGCATAA